Proteins co-encoded in one Prunus persica cultivar Lovell chromosome G6, Prunus_persica_NCBIv2, whole genome shotgun sequence genomic window:
- the LOC109949754 gene encoding uncharacterized protein LOC109949754 has translation MGDSSGTFKVEPSNPYYINNSDHLGLVIVPKPLNGDNYATWRKFITVSLNAKNKLGFVDGTLKKPSSESNPDEHAAWMRCNDMVFSWIVNMLDPEISDSETSYLTQDQLSVAAYYTKLKGLWDELASYTDSSTYTCAAHGDRNKLMQFLMGLNESYSAVRGQILLMNPLPYVRQAYASISQEEKQRTLGASRVAAGTSDIAAMAVRTGRPNQNRSTNCEDRHTDRSDQNHS, from the exons ATGGGTGATTCCTCTGGCACATTCAAGGTTGAACCTTCAAATCCTTACTACATCAATAATTCAGATCATCTAGGTTTGGTAATTGTACCAAAGCCTTTGAATGGAGATAATTATGCAACGTGGCGCAAATTCATAACTGTTTCATTGAACGCAAAGAataaattgggttttgttgaTGGAACTCTCAAAAAGCCGTCATCGGAATCCAATCCTGATGAACACGCGGCATGGATGCGCTGTAACGACATGGTTTTCTCTTGGATTGTCAACATGCTTGATCCCGAAATCAGCGATAGT GAAACTTCATATTTGACACAAGACCAATTGTCAGTTGCTGCCTATTACACCAAGTTGAAAGGTCTTTGGGATGAACTTGCTTCCTACACAGATTCTTCTACCTATACCTGTGCAGCCCATGGTGATCGCAACAAACTCATGCAATTCCTTATGGGATTGAATGAGTCTTACAGTGCTGTGCGTGGCCAAATTCTCTTGATGAATCCGTTGCCGTATGTTAGGCAAGCATATGCCTCCATCAGCCAAGAAGAAAAGCAACGCACGCTTGGAGCCTCACGAGTCGCTGCTGGAACCTCCGATATTGCTGCCATGGCTGTTAGAACTGGACGCCCTAATCAGAATCGATCCACCAACTGCGAGGATCGTCACACTGACAGGTCGGACCAAAACCATTCCTAG